The Chitinophagales bacterium genome includes the window TGGATAGATAGCACTTTATGTTCTGTATCCATACCAGATTTTTTAGACATTTCTTCATAGGCATCTACTCCAGAAAGCGTTACGTTAGCTATTGTTCCTTTTTGAACATCGCATAATCTTCTCGCTTCTTCGATATCATTGCTCTCTAGTGACTGAACAATCTTTTTTAAGAAACCATCTACATCTTTACCACCAGCTGCTTTGCCTAGAGACAACCAACGCTCAATAGTAAATACGAAAGTAGAGATAAATAGTGTGAATAACACTGGTACTACGAAACCGCCCATGTAAACCATACCCATATAGTCGCCTGGTTTAGCATGACCATGCTCATCAAAGTGACTTGATGCTCCGAATACAAATTTGTAAAGGGCAACTGCTGTTAAGAAAATAAGTCCAAATACTATTGCATTTGAAA containing:
- a CDS encoding MotA/TolQ/ExbB proton channel family protein gives rise to the protein MSTQKNPGSVIPVSNAIVFGLIFLTAVALYKFVFGASSHFDEHGHAKPGDYMGMVYMGGFVVPVLFTLFISTFVFTIERWLSLGKAAGGKDVDGFLKKIVQSLESNDIEEARRLCDVQKGTIANVTLSGVDAYEEMSKKSGMDTEHKVLSIQKSMEETTALEVPMLSKNMTILSTIATIATLAALIGTVLGMIKSFAALGAAGAPDQTALAVGISEALINTALGISTSFFAITFYNFFNSKIDGMTYKMDEAQFLISQTFASRN